The Bradyrhizobium barranii subsp. barranii genome segment GCGCCGGCGATCTCGAGCGTCACCGCGGCCGTGCCGATTCCGGTCACAGATGTCGTCGCGCCGATCGTCGAGAGGATCAACAGACCAACGGTCTCAGGCATCAGGCAAACCCCAGGCGCAAACGACCGGCAGCCGAGCCAGCACCAGGCCGGCATCCGGCGTGACCACGGCACGGAGCAGACCCGAAACACAGATCGCGCCGGTCGCGCCGAGCGCGGTCGCGCCATCGCCCATCAGCACAGGCACCCTGACCAGGCAAACGTCGCCGGCGCGCGCATCCTTGACACGACCCACGAGGCCGATCGCGCGAAAGCGCCGGCTGCACGATCTGACAATGCCGCCCTCTTCCTGCATTTGGGCCTCGTACTCGCCGCGGCTGGCATAGCAGCCGCGGCGATCGGCCATCGGATCGGCGAACCCGCGGCCGACCAGCCAATCCGCCATGAAGGTGCAGCAATCGAGCCCGCCATAGGCGAAAGCTCGGTCAGAGACCCGCGCAAGATAGTCAGAAAGACGGATCACGAGAACACAGGCCAGGTCTTGTTGAAGCCGTGCGCGTAGTTGGTCACGAGATCGCAGGCCCGATCGCCAGGAAAGCGCCGCTTCTGATCCTGCTCCGTAAAATAAGACAGGCTCGGCCGGCGCCGGCGCGTGAAGCGCGTTCCCGCCGATAGCGAAACCAGGCGGACGATCGGATCGCCCGGCCGCGCCGGCTGTTGCTGCCCCGAGAGAATGTCGGCGACGTAACTCGCCATCCAGTGCAGGCTGCCGAGCAAGCCCCAATCCTGCCCCATCAGACCGATCCCGACATCGGCGCGTGCACCCTGGATCGCCTCGGCGTCATCGCCCTGCGAGATCTGGAGCACTTCGCCGCTGACGCCCGACATCACGAACTCGACGCGCTCGGCCGCGCCGTTGATCAGCTGATTGATCGCCGGCACGTTCTGCAGCTCGCCGAGCCCCCGATAGACCGCACCATCCACATCATAAGCGTTGATGCCTGGCGCGATGTCGCCGAATCCGAGCCAAAGACGCACGACCGGATCGGTCTCGAGCCGAAAGAACACGCCGAGGCGCACGACGCCGGAATCGAGCGCCTCGAGCTCGCTATCGTTGAAGGTCAGCATGCGCGGATCAGCTCACTGGCGCTTCGATGAAATCGACACTGGCGGAATTGAACGTCCAGG includes the following:
- a CDS encoding DUF6950 family protein, which encodes MIRLSDYLARVSDRAFAYGGLDCCTFMADWLVGRGFADPMADRRGCYASRGEYEAQMQEEGGIVRSCSRRFRAIGLVGRVKDARAGDVCLVRVPVLMGDGATALGATGAICVSGLLRAVVTPDAGLVLARLPVVCAWGLPDA